One Pristiophorus japonicus isolate sPriJap1 chromosome 19, sPriJap1.hap1, whole genome shotgun sequence genomic window carries:
- the LOC139230285 gene encoding cyclin-dependent kinase inhibitor 1C-like, with product MAETERRRQPRYLNKTVCRSLFGTVDHEELRRDLKNQLKEIKNSQCQRWNFDFENHSPLAGNYIWEAFDVQKFPVFYRDSSVPEPAADPGTPGPKPGQEGSGGNAKENGKNNRKNGARVPWNRKRESPAPITDFFAKRKRTAAAKLCVQIQAAIPGEKTPRKRIR from the exons ATGGCAGAGACAGAACGGAGAAGGCAACCCAGGTACCTGAACAAGACGGTTTGCAGAAGTTTATTTGGGACTGTGGATCACGAGGAGTTGAGGCGAGACCTGAAAAACCAACTGAAGGAGATCAAGAACTCCCAGTGCCAGAGGTGGAACTTCGATTTCGAAAACCACAGCCCCCTGGCCGGGAATTACATCTGGGAAGCCTTCGACGTCCAGAAGTTTCCCGTTTTCTACCGGGACTCCTCTGTCCCCGAACCCGCCGCCGACCCCGGGACCCCCGGCCCCAAGCCAGGCCAGGAGGGCAGCGGGGGCAATGCCAAAGAAAACGGGAAGAACAACAGGAAAAACGGGGCCAGAGTCCCCTGGAACAGGAAGCGGGAAAGCCCAGCCCCCATCACAG ATTTCTTTGCCAAGCGCAAAAGGACGGCCGCCGCTAAACTCTGTGTGCAAATACAGGCGGCGATTCCCGGGGAGAAGACGCCACGTAAAAGGATTCggtaa